A single region of the Branchiostoma lanceolatum isolate klBraLanc5 chromosome 1, klBraLanc5.hap2, whole genome shotgun sequence genome encodes:
- the LOC136428157 gene encoding low-density lipoprotein receptor-like, translated as MCDGEVGCYSPTRVCDGDRNCGEITEDERDCPDSCVDYRKRNYLLQRDEIQCRDLSGCVKITKICDGQEDCSDGSDEIKCDEFCSLHGAFGDAAYWKCRGSPGCVKGEFLCNGISDCADGSDEEDCDESCTSIGYWPCKDSIPPFPRCINGQGRCNRAVQCRDFSDEIGCGIFFPYTPYFVLSISLIRVLT; from the exons ATGTGTGACGGAGAAGTGGGTTGTTACAGCCCAACTCGAGTGTGCGACGGTGACCGGAACTGTGGAGAAATCACAGAGGACGAGCGGGACTGTCCCG acAGTTGCGTGGACTACAGGAAACGTAACTATCTACTTCAACGAGACGAAATCCAGTGTCGTGATTTGTCAGGTTGTGTTAAGATCACGAAAATTTGCGATGGCCAAGAAGACTGCTCGGACGGATCGGACGAGATCAAATGTG ACGAATTCTGCTCCCTTCATGGCGCATTCGGCGATGCCGCCTACTGGAAGTGCCGTGGTTCCCCCGGGTGTGTAAAGGGGGAGTTTTTGTGCAACGGCATTTCTGATTGCGCTGACGGGTCGGACGAAGAGGACTGTG ACGAATCGTGCACATCTATAGGGTACTGGCCCTGCAAAGACTCCATCCCCCCGTTCCCAAGGTGTATCAATGGGCAGGGCAGATGCAACCGAGCAGTACAGTGCAGGGACTTCTCGGATGAGATCGGCTGCGGTATTTTTTTCCCTTATACTCCGTATTTCGTGTTATCTATATCATTGATCAGAGTGCTTACGTAA